In Bacillota bacterium, a single window of DNA contains:
- a CDS encoding IclR family transcriptional regulator gives MARRKEPVSSVQSVDRALRILDLLASEGRSLGLGQISEMLGLNASTTHRLLTALMIHGYVEQQKENDKYRLGFKVLELSSALLQQIDLRQEAYPYLRELMERTGEVVHLAILDQGEVVYIDKVESIQTLTMYSKIGRRVYCHCTALGKVLLASLDDREIEEILSKKGLPRLTNNTITSLEQFYLHLQTVRANGFAIDDEEHEQGIRCVAAPIYNQDGRVVAALSVSGPSIRMTREKIERVTPLVTECGGKISERLGYRSRIGTTDSIEAVDLSSQLNNGGARDARSRHTG, from the coding sequence ATGGCTAGGCGGAAGGAACCCGTAAGTTCAGTGCAATCCGTCGACCGTGCGTTACGGATACTGGATCTTTTAGCCTCCGAGGGCCGCAGCCTCGGCCTCGGGCAGATCAGCGAGATGCTCGGCCTTAACGCCAGCACTACTCATCGCCTGCTCACGGCCCTCATGATACACGGCTATGTGGAGCAGCAAAAGGAAAATGACAAGTATCGTCTTGGTTTCAAGGTCCTGGAGCTTAGCAGCGCCCTCCTCCAGCAGATAGATCTCAGGCAGGAGGCATACCCCTACCTGCGGGAGCTGATGGAGAGGACCGGAGAGGTTGTGCACCTGGCCATCCTCGATCAGGGCGAGGTTGTATATATCGACAAGGTGGAAAGCATCCAGACGCTTACAATGTACTCCAAGATAGGTCGTAGGGTTTACTGTCATTGTACTGCCCTTGGCAAAGTCCTCCTAGCCTCGCTAGATGATCGGGAGATCGAGGAGATCCTTTCCAAGAAGGGGCTTCCCCGGCTCACTAATAATACAATAACCTCCCTTGAGCAGTTCTACCTCCACCTCCAGACCGTGAGGGCAAACGGGTTCGCGATTGACGATGAGGAGCACGAACAGGGTATTCGATGCGTGGCTGCTCCTATCTATAACCAGGATGGCCGCGTTGTGGCAGCCCTCAGCGTGTCAGGCCCATCTATTCGGATGACGCGTGAGAAGATTGAGCGGGTCACACCTCTGGTTACAGAATGTGGGGGGAAGATTTCTGAAAGGCTAGGTTACAGATCCAGAATTGGAACTACAGACTCAATCGAGGCAGTAGACTTAAGTTCACAATTAAATAACGGTGGTGCTAGGGATGCCAGAAGTCGTCACACTGGGTGA
- a CDS encoding mandelate racemase/muconate lactonizing enzyme family protein, with amino-acid sequence MIQPEEALNHVNPYSKPSDLRITDMRFTDILGAPFHSSLIKIYTNQGLVGLGEVRDIADKQYALMLKSRILGENPCNVDKIFRRIKQFGGFARQGGGVSGIEVALWDLAGKAYGVPVYQMLGGKFRDQVRLYCDTDVGGKINGKIMGEALKKRMERGFTFLKMDLGISLLYGEEGTISAPLGFIEKLKDADIGLPRVPKTMEERVERNRAYDVLNIPHPLTGVQLTEKGLDVLEQYMADVRSIIGDQVPLAIDHLGHINVESVIRLARRLEKYHPAWLEDPIPWQYTDQYVRLSNSTAVPICTGEDIYLKENFRPLLEKRGVSVIHPDILTTGGILETKKIGDMAYEYGVAMAIHMAEGPVACMAAAHVAVATENFLALEFHAADVPWWNDIVVGLPNIVQNGFITVPDKPGLGIDDFDDEVLKEHIHPDVPGLWEPTDEWNGNLSHDRIWS; translated from the coding sequence ATGATACAACCAGAGGAAGCATTGAACCATGTAAATCCTTACTCCAAGCCGTCAGATCTCCGCATCACTGACATGCGTTTCACCGACATCTTGGGAGCACCGTTCCATTCCAGCCTGATCAAGATTTATACGAATCAGGGCTTGGTTGGTCTGGGAGAGGTACGTGATATTGCAGACAAGCAATATGCATTGATGTTGAAGAGCCGAATCCTGGGCGAAAATCCTTGCAACGTTGACAAGATTTTCCGGCGCATCAAGCAGTTTGGAGGGTTTGCGCGACAGGGAGGCGGCGTCAGTGGGATTGAGGTCGCACTGTGGGACCTGGCCGGAAAAGCATATGGTGTTCCCGTTTACCAGATGTTAGGAGGTAAGTTCCGTGATCAGGTTCGTTTGTATTGCGACACCGACGTGGGTGGGAAAATTAACGGCAAGATAATGGGTGAGGCACTCAAAAAACGCATGGAAAGAGGATTCACTTTTCTCAAGATGGACTTGGGAATCTCATTACTCTATGGCGAGGAAGGTACCATTAGTGCACCATTGGGCTTTATCGAGAAGCTGAAGGATGCTGACATTGGATTGCCACGAGTGCCGAAAACCATGGAGGAACGGGTCGAGCGTAATCGTGCCTACGATGTTCTGAACATACCTCACCCTCTGACGGGCGTCCAGCTAACTGAGAAAGGGCTTGATGTCTTGGAGCAATACATGGCTGACGTTCGTTCAATTATCGGAGACCAAGTCCCGTTGGCGATTGACCACTTGGGCCACATCAATGTCGAGAGCGTGATCCGTTTGGCTCGCAGGTTGGAAAAATACCACCCGGCGTGGTTGGAGGACCCGATTCCCTGGCAGTACACTGATCAGTATGTTCGTTTAAGCAATTCGACGGCCGTACCGATCTGTACAGGTGAGGATATCTATCTAAAGGAGAACTTTAGGCCTCTATTGGAAAAGAGAGGCGTATCAGTGATCCATCCTGATATTCTCACAACCGGAGGTATTCTCGAAACGAAAAAGATCGGTGACATGGCATACGAATACGGCGTGGCAATGGCAATTCATATGGCAGAAGGCCCTGTCGCCTGCATGGCAGCTGCACACGTTGCCGTGGCTACAGAAAACTTCCTGGCCCTCGAATTCCATGCGGCGGATGTACCTTGGTGGAATGATATAGTGGTTGGTTTGCCAAACATCGTGCAAAACGGCTTCATTACAGTTCCTGACAAACCTGGTCTCGGTATTGATGATTTCGATGACGAGGTTCTCAAGGAGCATATTCATCCTGATGTTCCGGGACTGTGGGAACCTACTGATGAATGGAATGGAAACCTGTCACATGATCGTATCTGGAGCTAG
- a CDS encoding sugar ABC transporter permease: protein MDLKEELVTLRQRTPKAPSRYFRTQSMNQHQIDLVLGILLVIPLLAVIFGVVGVPFTKAVYTSFTNKRIGMGETFVGLQNYIEIFRDGLFWIGIKNSFIYAFDSVVLKLVFGFCLALVLNEKLPLRNLWRAIILIPWAVPNLVATLTWRWMYSDTNGIINALLLKAGIIDYPIPWLASTSTAMFAVIVINVWKGIPFFTFSLLGGLQGIDAQLYEAAAIDGANWWQQIRHVVIPSLSGIIIISSLLSTIWTFNDFQTIYIATGGGPAHATTIIPTLTYERAFWNLEIGKGIAISTAAAPLFIGLIMLATRYFLRRDE, encoded by the coding sequence ATGGATTTGAAAGAGGAGTTGGTGACGTTGAGACAGCGAACGCCCAAGGCTCCATCCCGCTATTTTCGTACTCAGTCAATGAATCAACATCAAATTGACCTGGTGCTGGGCATTCTATTGGTGATCCCACTCTTGGCCGTGATTTTCGGCGTTGTTGGTGTCCCTTTTACCAAAGCCGTTTATACTAGTTTTACCAATAAGCGAATTGGTATGGGCGAGACCTTTGTGGGGCTGCAAAACTATATCGAGATTTTTCGGGATGGTCTTTTCTGGATCGGCATCAAGAACAGTTTCATCTATGCCTTTGATTCCGTTGTTTTGAAGTTGGTGTTTGGTTTTTGCCTGGCATTGGTCTTAAACGAAAAATTGCCCCTGCGTAATCTGTGGCGGGCGATAATCCTGATTCCCTGGGCAGTTCCCAACCTTGTGGCTACACTCACCTGGCGGTGGATGTACAGTGATACTAATGGAATAATTAATGCCCTGCTGCTAAAGGCCGGAATCATTGACTATCCCATACCATGGCTGGCTTCTACTTCCACAGCCATGTTCGCTGTAATCGTTATCAACGTATGGAAAGGCATTCCCTTTTTCACGTTCTCGCTGTTGGGAGGCCTGCAGGGAATTGACGCACAGCTTTATGAGGCAGCAGCGATTGATGGAGCCAACTGGTGGCAGCAGATTCGACACGTCGTCATTCCATCGCTTTCTGGAATTATAATTATTTCCTCCTTACTGTCGACAATCTGGACGTTTAACGACTTCCAGACAATCTATATTGCCACTGGTGGCGGGCCCGCACATGCGACCACAATCATACCGACACTCACTTATGAGCGGGCATTCTGGAACCTTGAAATCGGTAAAGGTATTGCCATTTCAACTGCGGCTGCTCCGCTGTTCATTGGCTTGATTATGTTGGCTACCAGGTACTTCTTAAGGAGGGATGAATGA
- a CDS encoding RraA family protein, which yields MRFNNKEDIIQLTPLWKGERFDDGRPKVPDDILRRMERITTEEAWAVLWKHNYKYQFQGGWKIVHPDKVLVGRAVTAVMMPMRPDLHDYLLEYGQKEEGRTGFFNAWVIETLVENDVMVVDMFDKIFEGTFSGGNLSTTVSSRTKRGQVIWGGIRDLQQVVKIPNLQTYYRGVDPTPIRDVTLVGLNVPCRIGNAICMPGDVVFGTASGVLFIPPHLAEECVVSAEKTRLRDMFGFERIREGKYTSAQIDVDPWPEDVEEDFAKWRETNTPDDLKHLTWDDEDNKGDKDRESHGPTRL from the coding sequence ATGCGATTTAACAACAAGGAAGATATAATTCAGCTGACTCCGCTCTGGAAGGGCGAGCGCTTTGATGACGGCAGGCCAAAGGTCCCCGACGACATTCTGCGCCGGATGGAGAGGATCACGACCGAAGAAGCTTGGGCGGTTCTCTGGAAGCATAATTATAAATATCAGTTCCAGGGGGGGTGGAAAATCGTTCATCCCGACAAGGTGCTTGTCGGGCGAGCGGTAACTGCCGTCATGATGCCGATGCGTCCGGATCTGCATGACTACCTTCTCGAATATGGTCAAAAGGAAGAAGGCCGAACCGGTTTCTTTAACGCTTGGGTTATCGAAACCTTGGTTGAAAATGACGTGATGGTCGTTGATATGTTTGACAAGATTTTCGAAGGTACATTTTCTGGTGGGAACCTTTCAACCACTGTATCTTCACGGACAAAGCGTGGACAGGTAATCTGGGGAGGTATTCGCGATCTTCAGCAGGTTGTCAAGATCCCAAATCTGCAGACGTATTACAGAGGAGTCGATCCGACGCCGATTCGCGACGTGACCTTGGTCGGATTAAATGTCCCATGTAGGATTGGCAATGCCATCTGTATGCCGGGCGATGTGGTCTTTGGTACCGCATCCGGTGTCCTGTTCATCCCGCCGCACCTCGCTGAGGAATGTGTCGTAAGCGCAGAAAAGACACGACTGCGAGATATGTTTGGATTTGAAAGAATCCGGGAGGGCAAATACACGTCTGCACAGATAGACGTGGATCCTTGGCCGGAGGATGTGGAAGAGGACTTTGCCAAGTGGCGTGAGACTAATACGCCGGACGACCTCAAGCACCTTACGTGGGATGACGAGGATAATAAGGGTGACAAGGACCGTGAGAGTCACGGACCGACAAGGCTCTAG
- a CDS encoding DEAD/DEAH box helicase: MKSGKDEGKITLGEALSFGLSGAGEAKQSPWGAHLDTGLPVTGLEAEGPLREFIENLKHGERMEELSQPEDFRGRLRPYQVRGYSWLWFLRNHNIGACLADDMGLGKTIQVIALLLQNKLQSKLRNKLQNKLWNKLCTQDDGRDDDSQNDSQHDSGAHEGRRPMPVLLICPTSLVGNWQREISRFAPSLRVMIHHGMNRLTGEDFKKEAGDNDLVISTYSLARRDEAELAQVDWDGIILDEAQNIKNASAQQTQSIRRLTAGFRVALTGTPVENRLSELWSIMEFLNPGYLGSLASFRERFSIPVERYGDHDAAERLRRLVTPFILRRLKTDPRIIQDLPEKQEMKVYCNLTKEQATLYEAMVRDMMMKIEGSSGIERKGAVLAALTKLKQVADHPALFLGDNSVLDGRSGKLARLREMLEEISDSGERAIIFTQFARMGEMLRDYLQDAFDREVFFLHGGTDRRMRDQMVERFQGDPDAPFAFVMSLKAGGVGLNLVRANHVFHFDRWWNPAVENQATDRVFRIGQTRTVQVHKFLCAGTVEERIDELIESKKALAKNIIGTGENWITEMTTEELNELFRLNWDAVSEE, translated from the coding sequence ATGAAGTCTGGAAAAGATGAGGGCAAAATAACGCTGGGAGAAGCCTTGTCGTTTGGCCTCTCCGGCGCCGGCGAGGCTAAACAATCTCCGTGGGGGGCTCATTTGGATACCGGCCTCCCCGTGACGGGACTTGAGGCTGAAGGGCCCCTCAGGGAGTTTATCGAGAATCTCAAACATGGGGAAAGGATGGAAGAGCTTTCTCAGCCCGAGGATTTCAGAGGGAGGCTCCGTCCCTACCAGGTAAGGGGGTATTCCTGGCTCTGGTTTCTTCGAAATCATAACATCGGGGCTTGCCTCGCGGACGACATGGGGCTGGGCAAGACTATACAGGTTATAGCGCTCCTTCTCCAAAACAAGCTCCAGAGCAAGCTCCGGAATAAACTCCAGAATAAGCTCTGGAACAAACTCTGCACTCAAGACGATGGCCGAGATGATGATAGCCAAAATGATAGCCAACACGACAGCGGAGCGCATGAAGGCCGCCGGCCCATGCCCGTGCTTCTGATCTGCCCGACCTCCCTCGTCGGCAACTGGCAGCGGGAGATATCCCGTTTCGCTCCATCCCTGAGGGTGATGATCCACCACGGGATGAACCGCCTTACAGGTGAGGATTTCAAGAAAGAGGCCGGCGACAACGACCTCGTCATAAGCACCTATTCCTTGGCGCGCCGGGATGAGGCAGAGCTGGCCCAGGTGGACTGGGATGGTATAATCCTCGACGAGGCTCAGAATATAAAGAACGCGTCGGCGCAACAGACCCAAAGCATAAGAAGGCTCACGGCCGGGTTTAGGGTAGCCCTCACGGGAACCCCGGTGGAAAACAGGCTTTCTGAGCTCTGGTCGATCATGGAGTTTCTAAACCCGGGCTATCTTGGTTCACTGGCCTCCTTCAGGGAGCGCTTCTCGATTCCTGTGGAGCGTTATGGAGACCATGATGCGGCAGAGAGGCTCCGCAGGCTGGTGACCCCCTTCATCCTCAGGCGCCTCAAGACCGACCCAAGGATCATCCAGGACCTGCCCGAAAAACAAGAGATGAAGGTTTACTGCAATCTCACCAAGGAGCAGGCGACCCTTTACGAGGCGATGGTCAGGGATATGATGATGAAGATCGAAGGGTCCTCAGGGATCGAGCGGAAAGGCGCGGTGCTTGCGGCCCTGACCAAGTTGAAGCAAGTCGCAGACCATCCCGCGCTTTTTCTCGGGGACAACAGCGTCCTCGATGGGCGTTCGGGGAAGCTTGCGCGTCTTAGAGAAATGCTCGAGGAGATATCAGACTCCGGGGAGCGCGCAATCATATTCACCCAGTTTGCCCGGATGGGTGAGATGCTCAGGGATTACCTGCAGGATGCGTTTGACCGTGAGGTTTTCTTCCTCCATGGTGGCACGGACCGGAGGATGCGAGATCAGATGGTCGAGCGATTCCAGGGTGACCCGGACGCCCCTTTCGCCTTCGTCATGTCCCTCAAGGCGGGTGGGGTCGGGTTAAATCTTGTTCGGGCCAACCATGTCTTTCACTTTGACAGGTGGTGGAACCCAGCGGTCGAAAACCAGGCGACCGACAGGGTGTTTCGCATAGGGCAGACCCGGACCGTGCAGGTACACAAGTTCCTGTGCGCGGGCACCGTGGAGGAGCGAATAGATGAACTCATTGAGAGCAAGAAGGCCCTTGCGAAGAATATTATAGGGACGGGCGAGAACTGGATTACCGAAATGACCACGGAGGAGTTAAATGAGCTCTTCAGGCTTAACTGGGACGCGGTGAGCGAGGAGTAA
- a CDS encoding carbohydrate ABC transporter permease, with translation MMLASRAKRLVIWVILIAGLAWTIFPLYWMGITSLKPMADMFQPMPGLWPSYVTLENYVDLLKNTSFLVFVKNSMIVGLVSMAISVVISALAAYSITRIDLPWRGGLAVLVLITYLVPQSILFIPMFLLISSLGLPNTLTSLVMVYPTFLVPYGTWMLMIYFRGIPIEMEQAAMIDGCTRLEAMRKIVLPLAAPGLAVVAVFSFTMAWGEYIYALVLTTSPSVQTLPIGISGFIISDVYIWGRIMAASVLASVPVVLLYMLAQRWLVGGMIAGGVKG, from the coding sequence ATGATGCTGGCCAGTAGAGCAAAGAGATTGGTCATCTGGGTCATTTTGATTGCCGGATTGGCTTGGACAATTTTTCCGCTGTACTGGATGGGGATCACATCGTTAAAGCCCATGGCGGATATGTTCCAGCCTATGCCGGGTCTATGGCCTTCATATGTGACCCTTGAAAACTATGTCGACTTGTTAAAAAATACGTCTTTCCTCGTGTTTGTTAAGAATAGTATGATTGTTGGGCTTGTCAGCATGGCTATTTCTGTCGTTATTTCGGCGCTAGCGGCTTATAGTATTACTCGAATTGATCTGCCGTGGCGTGGTGGACTTGCGGTTCTTGTTCTCATAACTTACCTTGTGCCGCAGTCGATTTTGTTTATCCCGATGTTTCTATTAATCAGCTCATTGGGACTGCCCAATACATTGACATCGCTAGTAATGGTCTATCCAACTTTTCTGGTGCCTTATGGAACATGGATGCTGATGATCTATTTCCGTGGCATTCCAATAGAGATGGAGCAGGCTGCTATGATCGATGGCTGTACGCGTCTGGAGGCGATGCGCAAAATAGTGTTACCACTGGCAGCGCCAGGATTGGCTGTCGTGGCAGTATTCAGCTTTACCATGGCGTGGGGCGAGTATATTTACGCCCTTGTTCTAACGACGAGTCCATCGGTTCAAACGTTGCCAATAGGTATATCAGGCTTTATTATTAGCGATGTTTATATTTGGGGGCGCATTATGGCTGCTTCCGTTCTAGCATCGGTTCCGGTTGTTCTGCTGTATATGCTGGCTCAGCGCTGGCTGGTAGGTGGAATGATAGCAGGTGGAGTCAAAGGCTAA
- a CDS encoding 2-dehydro-3-deoxyphosphogluconate aldolase yields the protein MKKQRVLDTMISTGIVAIIRAERSDDLVNVAQALREGGIRAMEVTMTTPGAVDVVREIVSGIAGAGGQGVPGVPCEVGEEGGAGEMVIGVGTVLDPETARIALLAGAEFVVSPTLNLDVIRMCRRYSKVVIPGAFTPTEILTAWEAGADAVKVFPATKLGPSFFKDMRGPLPQVLLTPTGGVSLDNVAEFIKAGAAFVGVGSALVDKKLVDERRWGELTARARAFIQAIAGARGE from the coding sequence ATGAAAAAGCAAAGGGTCTTGGACACAATGATCAGCACGGGGATCGTAGCGATAATAAGGGCGGAGCGTTCAGATGATCTGGTGAATGTCGCCCAGGCGTTAAGAGAAGGCGGCATCCGGGCTATGGAGGTCACCATGACCACGCCCGGGGCGGTAGATGTTGTTAGGGAGATTGTAAGCGGCATTGCTGGAGCTGGTGGGCAGGGCGTGCCTGGCGTGCCTTGTGAGGTGGGCGAAGAGGGTGGAGCGGGCGAAATGGTCATCGGTGTCGGAACGGTGCTGGACCCCGAGACCGCACGCATTGCGCTGCTTGCAGGGGCGGAGTTTGTGGTTAGTCCCACGCTTAATCTGGACGTGATCCGGATGTGCAGGCGCTACAGCAAGGTTGTCATCCCCGGGGCGTTTACTCCAACTGAGATATTGACGGCTTGGGAGGCGGGCGCTGACGCTGTTAAGGTGTTTCCCGCAACGAAGCTTGGCCCGTCATTCTTCAAGGATATGAGGGGGCCCCTGCCGCAGGTCTTGTTAACCCCGACCGGGGGCGTAAGCCTGGATAATGTCGCGGAGTTTATAAAGGCCGGTGCGGCCTTTGTGGGTGTGGGGTCAGCCCTCGTCGACAAGAAACTTGTCGACGAGCGGCGCTGGGGCGAGCTCACGGCTAGGGCGCGGGCCTTCATCCAGGCCATAGCGGGGGCGCGGGGAGAGTAG
- a CDS encoding sugar ABC transporter substrate-binding protein — translation MKSLKTGAVLLLLILVLGVAAQAAEKIVIWDKSEYIPAYNQYMRQAVNDWAKKNGVEVEYTVVPPADLITKLMAAIESGNVPDIATVEVGMVAQLAGMDAVIDTNDLITSIEKQNNDKFSHGALRLVTIDGVRRGVPLATFPAALYYRKDLLKAAGVEAPQTLDDFRKVAKATNNPRGGVYGAGIPLGRSGGGDIEGWIRNIIWANGGSIFDKDGKTVVVDSAQNVKALQALVDMFKVDKTIPPGALSWDDGGNNNAYMSGTAVMVYNSGSIWANMVQMKHPLLDKTGIVPMPAGPAGRFNVGGGNTMVIFKKGHPKLASSLVRSVLAIDNYSNLLPKMCPMWAPVFVGMEKLAFYQDPNNRAWLQAGQINVNLGYPGPTTPWAGETMSSQVMLRALQSMIVDNVPVKEGLEKAKAEIEQIKAKYNK, via the coding sequence ATGAAATCGTTAAAAACTGGTGCAGTACTACTCCTTCTGATTTTGGTGCTGGGCGTTGCTGCACAAGCAGCCGAGAAAATCGTCATTTGGGACAAGTCGGAATACATTCCGGCATACAACCAGTATATGCGACAAGCAGTTAATGACTGGGCAAAAAAGAATGGCGTTGAAGTGGAGTACACCGTAGTGCCGCCTGCGGACTTGATCACTAAGTTGATGGCGGCTATTGAGAGTGGAAACGTGCCTGATATCGCTACTGTCGAGGTTGGCATGGTCGCTCAGTTGGCTGGTATGGATGCTGTTATCGACACCAACGACCTAATTACCAGCATTGAGAAGCAAAACAATGACAAGTTCTCTCACGGAGCACTTCGCCTGGTAACCATTGATGGGGTTCGTCGTGGTGTTCCGTTGGCAACATTCCCAGCCGCCCTTTACTATCGTAAAGACCTTCTGAAGGCTGCTGGAGTTGAAGCTCCTCAGACTCTCGATGATTTCCGCAAAGTAGCCAAGGCCACCAACAATCCACGCGGAGGTGTCTATGGTGCCGGTATTCCTCTTGGACGTTCCGGCGGCGGTGACATTGAAGGCTGGATCCGCAATATCATTTGGGCTAATGGTGGCTCAATCTTTGACAAAGACGGTAAGACCGTTGTCGTTGATTCAGCCCAGAACGTGAAGGCGCTCCAGGCTCTTGTCGATATGTTCAAGGTAGACAAGACCATCCCGCCGGGCGCTCTGAGCTGGGATGATGGTGGCAACAACAACGCCTATATGTCTGGTACCGCAGTGATGGTTTACAATTCCGGTAGCATTTGGGCCAACATGGTCCAAATGAAGCATCCGCTCCTCGATAAAACCGGTATCGTTCCGATGCCTGCAGGTCCTGCTGGCCGGTTTAACGTTGGTGGCGGCAACACCATGGTTATCTTCAAAAAAGGTCATCCAAAGTTGGCGTCCAGCTTGGTTAGGAGCGTTTTGGCAATCGACAACTACTCAAACCTCCTGCCTAAGATGTGCCCAATGTGGGCACCGGTCTTCGTTGGCATGGAGAAGCTGGCGTTCTACCAGGATCCAAACAATCGGGCATGGCTCCAGGCGGGGCAGATCAACGTCAACCTGGGCTATCCTGGTCCGACGACTCCATGGGCAGGCGAGACTATGAGCTCACAAGTTATGTTGCGTGCGTTGCAGAGCATGATTGTCGACAACGTGCCTGTCAAGGAAGGTCTCGAAAAGGCGAAAGCTGAGATTGAGCAAATCAAGGCAAAGTACAACAAGTAG
- a CDS encoding sugar kinase, whose amino-acid sequence MAFDLISFGEAMLRFSPPKGQCIEQACGFDLYVAGSELNATITAQRLGLQTSFITRLTRSPLGSIIANCARAQGVDISNVVWTDGDRVGLYFFEYGSPPRPAVAYYDRQDSAFGRSSRHDYQWENILKGSKVFLTSGINLALNPTIESITLEGMQKAKELGLLVAFDLNYRSRLWSYEAAARAIRPLLRYVDILFASGDDARHILQVDGPLCEDSVLEIAARYGVNTATIIFNPNENNGPSWRIITAHKGEVYGAEQRAPVASVDRLGAGDAFAGGFIAGLFESGPELAIKMGNACMALKNTLQGDICWVTREMVMNYIDGDGAMLKR is encoded by the coding sequence ATGGCCTTTGATCTAATAAGCTTCGGTGAAGCGATGCTGCGATTTTCTCCTCCAAAAGGTCAGTGTATTGAACAGGCCTGCGGCTTTGATCTCTACGTTGCTGGAAGTGAACTGAATGCCACAATTACCGCCCAGCGATTAGGGTTGCAAACATCCTTCATAACCAGGCTTACCAGAAGCCCTCTCGGATCCATTATAGCGAACTGCGCCCGAGCGCAAGGGGTTGATATCTCGAATGTGGTATGGACGGATGGCGATAGGGTAGGGCTTTACTTCTTTGAGTATGGGAGTCCCCCTCGCCCCGCGGTCGCATACTATGACCGGCAGGATTCTGCTTTCGGCCGCTCTTCGCGCCATGACTACCAGTGGGAAAACATCCTGAAGGGCAGCAAGGTCTTCCTGACCAGCGGGATAAACCTTGCTCTCAATCCTACCATTGAATCAATAACTTTAGAGGGAATGCAAAAGGCAAAAGAATTAGGCCTGCTGGTTGCGTTCGACCTTAATTACCGGTCACGCTTATGGTCGTATGAAGCTGCCGCGCGGGCCATTAGACCCCTTCTCCGATATGTGGATATCCTCTTTGCGTCGGGAGACGATGCCCGACATATCTTGCAGGTTGACGGCCCGCTATGCGAGGATTCTGTTTTGGAAATCGCAGCCCGGTATGGCGTGAACACAGCCACTATTATTTTCAATCCAAACGAAAACAACGGCCCGTCGTGGAGAATCATCACGGCACATAAGGGCGAGGTTTATGGGGCCGAACAGCGCGCCCCGGTTGCATCGGTAGACCGGCTTGGTGCAGGGGATGCCTTCGCCGGCGGGTTCATTGCGGGTTTATTTGAATCAGGTCCCGAGCTCGCTATAAAGATGGGGAATGCGTGCATGGCGCTGAAAAATACGCTGCAGGGTGATATATGCTGGGTAACACGGGAAATGGTAATGAATTATATTGATGGTGACGGCGCGATGCTCAAACGATAA